A genomic window from Nocardioides sp. BP30 includes:
- a CDS encoding M4 family metallopeptidase, whose product MTSRVLCQFIPPYLIERLQPHLVATDRALRARREAGPHPVPQAAAGAPAWAVHTCHNTADLPGDLVRSAGQPASGDDAVDEAASGITATLDLYREVYDRSSFDGKGAPVSLSVHYEQGYDNAYWDGTQLVFGDGDGTVFGRFTKPVDVLGHELTHAVTERTAALTYSGQSGALNESISDVFGSCVKQRLLGQSADQADWLIGVGLFLPGVQGRALRDMAHPGTAYDDPRLGKDPQAPDMGGYVDTDDDNGGVHTNSGIPNRAFYLAATAIGGSSWAGAGAIWYAALTGRDVSADTDFAGFAAATVAAAGDHADAVRTAWSTVGVEPS is encoded by the coding sequence ATGACATCTCGGGTCCTGTGCCAGTTCATCCCTCCCTACCTGATCGAGCGGCTGCAGCCGCACCTGGTCGCCACCGACCGTGCACTCCGCGCCCGCCGCGAGGCCGGTCCGCATCCCGTCCCCCAGGCCGCCGCCGGGGCTCCGGCCTGGGCGGTGCACACCTGCCACAACACCGCCGATCTGCCCGGTGACCTGGTCCGCTCGGCCGGCCAGCCGGCGTCCGGCGACGACGCGGTCGACGAGGCGGCGAGCGGGATTACCGCCACGCTCGACCTCTATCGCGAGGTCTACGACCGATCCTCCTTCGACGGCAAGGGCGCCCCGGTCTCGCTGTCGGTGCACTACGAGCAGGGCTATGACAACGCCTACTGGGACGGCACGCAGCTGGTCTTCGGCGACGGCGACGGCACGGTGTTCGGCCGGTTCACCAAGCCCGTCGACGTGCTCGGCCACGAGCTCACCCACGCTGTCACCGAGCGCACCGCCGCGCTGACCTACTCCGGCCAGTCCGGGGCGCTCAACGAGTCGATCTCGGACGTGTTCGGCTCCTGCGTCAAGCAGCGGCTGCTCGGCCAGAGCGCCGACCAGGCCGACTGGCTGATCGGGGTGGGGCTCTTCCTGCCGGGCGTGCAGGGCCGAGCACTGCGCGACATGGCCCATCCCGGCACCGCCTACGACGACCCGAGGCTCGGCAAGGATCCGCAGGCGCCCGACATGGGCGGCTACGTGGACACCGACGACGACAACGGCGGCGTCCACACCAACTCCGGCATCCCCAACCGGGCCTTCTATCTCGCGGCGACGGCCATCGGCGGTTCGAGCTGGGCGGGCGCCGGCGCCATCTGGTACGCCGCTCTGACCGGGCGCGATGTGAGCGCCGACACCGACTTCGCCGGCTTCGCCGCGGCGACCGTCGCGGCCGCAGGCGACCACGCCGACGCGGTGCGCACGGCTTGGAGCACTGTCGGAGTCGAGCCGTCGTGA
- the typA gene encoding translational GTPase TypA has translation MSETAVPTLRAANLRNVAIVAHVDHGKTTLVDAMLRQGGAFTAHEVESVADRVMDSGDLEREKGITILAKNTAIHYNGAYAPEGGMNINIIDTPGHADFGGEVERGLSMVDGIVLLVDASEGPLPQTRFVLRKALNADMPVVLVLNKVDRSDARIDEVVDETYELFMDLLDDSHSQDALDFPVVYASGKAGIASLEKPENGTLPEGDNLEPLFKTILETIPAPTYIEGAPLQAHVTNLDASPFLGRLALLRIHQGTIRKGQTVAWMQRNGDVKNVKITELLITKGLHREPGEEAGPGDIVAVAGIPEIMIGETLADAENPVALPLIHVDDPAISMTIGTNTSPLVGKVKGSKVTARMVKDRLDSELIGNVSLKVLPTERPDAWEVQGRGELALAILVEQMRREGYELTVGKPQVVTKEINGKIHEPVERLTVDAPEEFLGAITELLANRKGRMENMTNHGTGWVRMEFVVPARGLIGFRTDFLTETRGTGMSSSISEGYMPWAGEIRARNNGSLVADRSGVATAYAMTSLQERGTIFVEPSTEVYEGMIVGENSRADDMDVNITREKQQTNIRSATSDNFEKLTPPKKLSLEQCLEFCRDDECVEVTPDMVRIRKVVLDQNERAKSASRQRKANKG, from the coding sequence ATGTCCGAAACCGCTGTGCCCACTCTTCGGGCAGCCAATCTGCGCAACGTCGCGATCGTGGCCCACGTCGACCACGGCAAGACCACCCTGGTCGACGCGATGCTGCGTCAGGGTGGTGCCTTCACCGCGCACGAGGTCGAGTCCGTCGCCGACCGCGTGATGGACTCCGGCGACCTGGAGCGCGAGAAGGGCATCACGATCCTCGCGAAGAACACCGCGATCCACTACAACGGTGCCTATGCCCCCGAGGGTGGCATGAACATCAACATCATCGACACCCCCGGCCACGCCGACTTCGGTGGCGAGGTCGAGCGCGGGCTGTCGATGGTCGACGGCATCGTGCTGCTGGTCGACGCCTCCGAGGGTCCGCTGCCGCAGACCCGGTTCGTGCTGCGCAAGGCGCTCAACGCCGACATGCCGGTCGTGCTGGTGCTGAACAAGGTCGACCGCTCCGACGCCCGCATCGACGAGGTCGTCGACGAGACCTACGAGCTGTTCATGGACCTGCTCGACGACTCGCACAGCCAGGACGCCCTGGACTTCCCCGTCGTCTACGCCTCCGGCAAGGCGGGCATCGCGTCGCTGGAGAAGCCCGAGAACGGCACGCTGCCCGAGGGCGACAACCTCGAGCCGCTCTTCAAGACGATCCTGGAGACCATCCCGGCGCCCACCTACATCGAGGGTGCGCCGCTCCAGGCCCACGTCACCAACCTCGACGCCTCGCCATTCCTCGGCCGGCTCGCGCTGCTGCGCATCCACCAGGGCACCATCCGCAAGGGCCAGACGGTCGCCTGGATGCAGCGCAACGGCGACGTCAAGAACGTCAAGATCACCGAACTGCTCATCACCAAGGGCCTGCACCGCGAGCCGGGCGAGGAGGCCGGCCCCGGCGACATCGTCGCGGTCGCGGGCATCCCGGAGATCATGATCGGCGAGACCCTCGCCGACGCCGAGAACCCGGTCGCGCTGCCGCTCATCCACGTCGACGACCCGGCGATCTCGATGACCATCGGCACCAACACCTCGCCGCTGGTGGGCAAGGTCAAGGGCTCCAAGGTGACCGCTCGGATGGTCAAGGACCGGCTCGACTCCGAGCTGATCGGCAACGTCTCGCTCAAGGTGCTGCCGACCGAGCGCCCGGACGCCTGGGAGGTCCAGGGCCGCGGTGAGCTCGCGCTGGCGATCCTGGTCGAGCAGATGCGCCGCGAGGGTTACGAGCTCACCGTCGGCAAGCCGCAGGTCGTCACCAAGGAGATCAACGGCAAGATCCACGAGCCCGTGGAGCGCCTGACCGTCGACGCCCCCGAGGAGTTCCTCGGCGCGATCACCGAGCTCCTCGCCAACCGCAAGGGCCGGATGGAGAACATGACGAACCACGGCACCGGCTGGGTGCGGATGGAGTTCGTCGTCCCGGCGCGCGGTCTGATCGGCTTCCGCACCGACTTCCTCACCGAGACCCGTGGCACCGGGATGTCGTCGTCGATCTCCGAGGGCTACATGCCCTGGGCCGGCGAGATCCGGGCGCGCAACAACGGCTCGCTGGTCGCCGACCGGTCGGGTGTCGCCACGGCGTACGCGATGACGTCGCTGCAGGAGCGCGGCACGATCTTCGTCGAGCCGAGCACCGAGGTCTACGAGGGCATGATCGTCGGCGAGAACAGCCGTGCCGACGACATGGACGTCAACATCACCCGCGAGAAGCAGCAGACCAACATCCGCTCCGCCACCTCGGACAACTTCGAGAAGCTCACGCCGCCGAAGAAGCTCTCGCTCGAGCAGTGCCTGGAGTTCTGCCGTGACGACGAGTGCGTCGAGGTCACTCCCGACATGGTCCGCATCCGCAAGGTCGTCCTGGACCAGAACGAGCGGGCCAAGTCGGCGAGCCGGCAGCGCAAGGCCAACAAGGGCTGA
- a CDS encoding PPOX class F420-dependent oxidoreductase, whose protein sequence is MPTIATNTRVSREELLDFVRPRHRMVLVTTRADGSPQLSPVSGGVDQAGRIVISTYPERAKAANLRRTPKATVLVISDEWNDAWVQVDGDAEVLDLPEALEPLVEYFRSISGEHPDWAEYREAMVRQGKSLIRVTPTSWGPVATGGFPARLG, encoded by the coding sequence ATGCCGACGATCGCCACGAACACCCGCGTCTCCCGCGAGGAGCTGCTCGACTTCGTCCGCCCGCGGCACCGGATGGTCCTCGTGACCACGCGCGCCGACGGCAGCCCTCAGCTCTCCCCGGTCTCGGGCGGCGTGGACCAGGCCGGCCGGATCGTGATCTCGACGTACCCGGAGCGGGCGAAGGCCGCCAACCTCCGCCGTACGCCGAAGGCCACGGTGCTGGTGATCTCCGATGAGTGGAACGACGCCTGGGTGCAGGTGGACGGTGACGCCGAGGTGCTCGACCTGCCCGAGGCGCTCGAGCCCCTCGTGGAGTACTTCCGGTCCATCTCCGGCGAGCATCCCGACTGGGCCGAGTACCGCGAGGCCATGGTGCGCCAGGGCAAGTCGCTGATCCGGGTGACCCCGACATCGTGGGGGCCGGTCGCCACCGGCGGCTTCCCGGCACGGCTGGGCTGA